Proteins from one Mercurialis annua linkage group LG7, ddMerAnnu1.2, whole genome shotgun sequence genomic window:
- the LOC126656750 gene encoding zinc finger BED domain-containing protein RICESLEEPER 2-like, with product MCFNLGYNFKNGKFVRVKESDDDGEEFEGNGLLSKEIRRWKKQQELLQVEASTPSSKCNHSSSEVFISFACEVFGSQSFGGSPNLHYSKMDTDSDPAIDLNSEIDLEAITGQLPVVQEIAPDGNGGQSPVEANAVTNPDHAGGSGPSGGQNNPVEANTRKRKEVHQRSIVWDHFNAIKDADGVIIQAKCSYCARIYNCHAKKNGSSTLRGHMLRCSKHPHSLETRQALLSFQPAVNVGVVPNSGPQMCNVANWKFDQEAIRKAVSYMIVVDELPLKFVEKQGFKKLMSIACPRFKIPSRWTVNRDCYAMFVEEKLKLKHFMKFNTQRVSLTSDAWTSNQRINYMCVTAHFIDTEWKLHKKIISFVPCSRHKGEYLSKALETCLQEWGLKNIFTVTLDNAENNTAAFFMKKMLTWGCSPARCKFAHMRCIAHILNLVVSDGLKESGASVQKVRGVVRYIKNSPLRLSKFKECKKTCELECKRSLCLDVPTRWNSTYLMLNTACLYQKVFEEYEETESSFKKDLGDSVPGFLDWEHVRELCGMLECFYKMTLRISGSLYVTSNNHFNEISDLCTILQDWTRSDDVSLRSMGSKMKQKFDKYWGDPIVMNKLIFFANILDPRDIILYLEYTLTHMYGVQEGKFLFSGLMDDLLALFNDYELQHKKEKAIGGGQTSVSSEHVGGLSQANSVLKERYLQEMKETGGVGGTKKSELDLYLGEAVVANEENFDILRWWKLNSERLPVLSKMARDILAVPVSTVASESAFSTGGRVLDDFRSSLTPTLVEALICTQDWLKDPTKPVSVEESLDELEQFEEGFHEPTNANTNAVVCLYVLFSIYLIIDIVYMCVVGFDFSVFMLHIGCDDASTIQECTQIIDMETLVADSIIL from the exons atGTGTTTCAATTTAGGATACAATTTCAAGAACGGAAAATTTGTTCGTGTTAAGGAAAGCGATGATGACGGAGAAGAATTCGAAGGCAACGGTTTGCTTTCAAAAGAAATTCGAAGATGGAAGAAGCAACAAGAATTGTTACAAGTAGAAGCATCCACACCTTCATCCAAATGCAATCAT TCTTCCAGTGAAGTTTTTATCTCCTTTGCTTGTGAAGTTTTTGGCTCGCAAA GCTTTGGTGGAAGCCCCAATCTGCACTATTCTAAG ATGGACACTGATTCTGACCCTGCAATTGACCTTAATTCTGAAATTGATCTAGAAGCCATTACTGGCCAACTTCCTGTTGTCCAAGAGATTGCCCCAGATGGTAATGGTGGACAAAGTCCAGTGGAAGCAAATGCAGTGACTAACCCAGACCATGCTGGTGGTAGTGGACCTAGTGGTGGACAAAATAATCCAGTGGAAGCAAATACTAGAAAGAGAAAGGAAGTCCACCAAAGATCAATTGTTTGGGACCATTTCAATGCTATTAAAGATGCTGATGGGGTAATCATACAAGCTAAGTGTTCTTACTGTGCTCGTATTTATAACTGTCATGCCAAAAAAAATGGTTCATCTACTTTGAGAGGTCACATGCTTAGATGCAGTAAGCACCCGCATAGTTTAGAAACCAGACAAGCTTTATTATCCTTTCAGCCTGCTGTAAATGTGGGTGTAGTCCCTAATAGTGGTCCTCAAATGTGCAATGTTGCTAATTGGAAATTTGATCAGGAAGCCATTAGAAAGGCTGTGTCATACATGATTGTGGTTGATGAATTGCCTCTGAAATTTGTTGAGAAACAGGGTTTTAAAAAGTTGATGAGTATTGCATGTCCTAGGTTTAAAATTCCATCTAGATGGACTGTAAATAGAGACTGCTATGCCATGTTTGTGGAAGAGAAGCTGAAACTGAAacattttatgaaatttaatactCAGAGAGTAAGTCTAACTAGTGATGCATGGACTTCTAATCAAAGAATTAATTACATGTGTGTCACTGCCCATTTCATAGACACTGAGTGGAAgcttcataaaaaaataatttcttttgtACCTTGTTCTAGGCATAAGGGTGAATACTTGTCTAAGGCTTTAGAAACCTGTTTGCAAGAGTGGGGGCTCAAGAATATCTTTACTGTGACCCTTGATAATGCTGAAAATAATACTGCTGcctttttcatgaaaaaaatgCTGACTTGGGGTTGTAGTCCTGCTAGATGTAAATTTGCTCACATGAGATGCATAGCTCATATTCTTAATCTGGTTGTGTCTGATGGTCTAAAAGAAAGTGGAGCTTCTGTTCAAAAAGTTAGGGGGGTTGTTAGATATATTAAAAACTCACCTCTTAGACTAAGTAAGTTTAAGGAATGTAAAAAGACATGTGAGTTAGAATGTAAGCGTTCATTATGTCTAGATGTCCCAACTAGATGGAATTCAACTTATCTCATGTTGAATACTGCCTGTTTGTATCAAAAAGTCTTTGAGGAGTATGAAGAAACAGAGTCAAGCTTTAAAAAAGATTTGGGTGATAGTGTTCCTGGTTTCTTGGATTGGGAACATGTTAGGGAGTTATGTGGCATGTTAGAATGTTTTTACAAAATGACATTGAGAATTTCTGGTTCTCTTTATGTGACTTCTAACAACCATTTCAATGAAATTTCTGATTTGTGTACAATCTTGCAAGACTGGACAAGGTCTGATGATGTGTCATTGAGGTCTATGGGGtctaaaatgaaacaaaaatttgataaatactgGGGTGATCCTATTGTAATGAACAAGTTGATATTCTTTGCCAACATTTTAGATCCTAGGGATATAATTCTTTATTTGGAGTACACATTGACTCATATGTATGGTGTTCAAGAGGGTAAATTTCTGTTTTCTGGTCTGATGGATGATTTGCTTGCATTATTCAATGACTATGAATTACAACATAAGAAAGAAAAGGCCATTGGTGGTGGCCAGACTAGTGTGTCATCTGAGCATGTTGGTGGCTTATCTCAAGCCAATTCTGTGCTGAAAGAGAGGTATCTACAAGAAATGAAGGAGACTGGTGGTGTTGGTGGGACCAAGAAATCTGAATTGGATTTGTACCTTGGAGAGGCAGTAGTTGCAAATGAGGAGAATTTTGACATTCTCAGATGGTGGAAGCTGAACTCAGAGAGGTTGCCTGTCCTCTCTAAAATGGCTAGAGACATTCTTGCAGTCCCAGTCTCCACAGTTGCTTCTGAGTCAGCATTTAGCACTGGTGGAAGAGTGCTAGATGACTTCAGGAGTAGCCTGACTCCAACACTTGTGGAAGCTCTAATCTGCACTCAGGATTGGCTTAAAGACCCAACTAAACCTGTTTCTGTTGAGGAGTCTTTGGATGAATTGGAGCAGTTTGAAGAAG GCTTTCATGAACCAACCAATGCTAACACTAATGCTGTTGTTTGTCTATATGTCCTTTTCTCAATTTACTTGAT CATAGACATAGTTTATATGTGTGTTGTTGGATTTGATTTCTCTGTCTTTATGCTTCATATTGGCTGTGATGATGCTTCCACCATCCAA GAATGCACACAGATTATTGACATGGAAACTTTAGTTGCTGATAGCATAATCTTGTGA
- the LOC126656752 gene encoding uncharacterized protein LOC126656752, whose translation MQDPWIPLQYPYIPRLKDNITQDMIPSKVIDLMAAGTSQWDIQKLQQLFINEDAEAILTIPLPIYLSQDRLIWNDSKDGKYTAKSGYHKAMNRITPNIEEDIQTSTDNINPANWKTIWDANVPNKIKIFLWKLLWNGIPTCEALNFRLKTEHKCPHCHQEEDRVHLLFHCDFAAKVWFLSPLALQSRSIENTNFHNIWSKLISEMQELDRSEESIQLFFFLIWAIWKARNNKAFKEVIWTIEDTVQVAVKNVEEYQTALTLNQQILSKLGGNRQRQPTCRSRSTYPDHFVRISYDGATNKEYKFGTVARVAKLANGVVQGAESNIFRGIWDPGILEFLALREAMRWAKMKGWRNVIFEGDAIQVTDSVNSGNCSLATGWGICQDIWHLKDFFEETMHKVVRFIKGAHRKVLYFTFHFDIKATVLRSSSEAEYRALTGLTCELQWLPLSPATFNSATAKLRPLNMYRPS comes from the exons ATGCAAGACCCATGGATACCATTACAGTATCCTTACATTCCGAGACTTAAAGATAACATTACACAAGATATGATTCCTTCCAAGGTAATAGATCTGATGGCGGCAGGCACTTCACAATGGGACATCCAAAAGCTGCAGCAGTTGTTTATTAATGAGGATGCGGAGGCCATTCTTACAATTCCCTTACCAATATACCTGTCACAAGATAGGTTAATCTGGAATGATTCTAAAGATGGCAAATACACAGCAAAGTCAGGCTACCACAAAGCAATGAACAGAATAACCCCAAACATTGAAGAGGATATTCAAACATCAACAGACAACATCAACCCAGCAAATTGGAAGACGATTTGGGATGCCAATGTtccaaacaaaatcaaaattttcttaTGGAAACTACTGTGGAATGGCATACCAACCTGTGAAGCATTAAACTTTCGCCTGAAAACGGAGCATAAATGCCCACATTGCCATCAGGAGGAAGATAGAGTTCATCTTCTGTTTCATTGCGACTTCGCAGCGAAAGTATGGTTCCTATCACCACTAGCGCTACAAAGCCGCAGTATAGAAAACACAAACTTCCACAATATTTGGTCCAAGCTTATTTCTGAGATGCAGGAGCTAGATAGATCAGAGGAGAGTATACAACTATTTTTCTTCCTCATTTGGGCAATTTGGAAGGCCCGGAACAATAAAGCTTTTAAGGAAGTAATTTGGACAATTGAGGATACAGTCCAGGTGGCAGTTAAGAATGTAGAGGAATACCAAACGGCATTAACACTCAACCAGCAAATCCTATCTAAGTTGGGTGGCAATAGGCAGAGACAACCAACTTGCCGGAGTAGATCAACGTACCCAGATCACTTTGTTCGTATCAGCTATGATGGAGCAACAAATAAAGAGTATAAATTTGGTACGGTAGCAAGGGTGGCAAAACTTGCGAATGGAGTTGTTCAGGGTGCTGAGAGTAACATTTTTAGAGGCATTTGGGACCCTGGAATTTTAGAATTCTTAGCCTTACGAGAAGCAATGCGTTGGGCCAAGATGAAAGGGTGGAGAAATGTGATCTTTGAGGGAGATGCCATTCAGGTGACCGATTCCGTAAACTCGGGAAATTGTTCCTTAGCGACAGGATGGGGAATCTGTCAGGATATTTGGCATTTAAAAGACTTCTTCGAAGAG ACTATGCACAAAGTTGTGAGGTTTATTAAAGGAGCTCATAGAAAGGTCctttattttacttttcattttgatattaaa GCTACTGTTCTTCGGTCTAGTTCAGAAGCTGAGTATAGAGCTCTTACTGGCCTTACTTGTGAGCTTCAATGGCTT CCCTTATCTCCTGCTACCTTTAATTCTGCTACTGCTAAACTTCGTCCTCTTAATATGTATCGTCCATCTTGA